The proteins below are encoded in one region of Neisseria bacilliformis:
- the nadC gene encoding carboxylating nicotinate-nucleotide diphosphorylase has product MSSENTLFPLPDTLLHPIVEQALSEDLGRRGDITSAAVIAPDKTAKLFLVSREDGVIAGMDLARLAFQTMDPSVRFQAEIHDGQAVRAGQTLAAVEGNARALLAAERTALNYLTHLSGIATATALAVAEVAEYGTDIVCSRKTIPLLRVLQKYAVRAGGGVNHRMGLDDAVLIKDNHLAYCDNIAQAVRQAKRAVGPLTCVEIEVDTLAQLDEVIVAGAERILLDNMDDETLKEAANRCHTQTTHTHTIYCEASGGIGFDRLKRVAQTGVDGIALGYLTHSSRSLDIGLDFVA; this is encoded by the coding sequence ATGTCGTCTGAAAACACCCTCTTCCCCCTGCCCGACACCCTGCTGCACCCCATAGTCGAACAAGCCCTAAGCGAAGATTTGGGCAGGCGCGGCGACATTACGTCCGCCGCCGTCATCGCGCCCGACAAAACCGCCAAACTCTTCCTTGTCAGCCGCGAAGACGGCGTCATCGCCGGCATGGACTTGGCGCGTCTCGCCTTTCAGACGATGGATCCGTCTGTCCGCTTCCAAGCCGAAATCCACGACGGGCAAGCCGTCCGCGCAGGTCAGACGCTGGCTGCCGTCGAAGGCAACGCCCGCGCACTGCTTGCCGCCGAACGCACCGCGCTCAACTACCTCACGCACTTAAGCGGCATCGCCACCGCCACCGCGCTTGCCGTTGCCGAAGTCGCCGAATACGGTACAGACATCGTGTGCAGCCGCAAAACCATCCCCCTGCTGCGCGTCCTGCAAAAATACGCCGTCAGGGCGGGCGGCGGCGTGAACCACCGCATGGGTTTGGACGACGCCGTACTCATCAAAGACAACCACCTCGCCTATTGCGACAACATCGCCCAAGCAGTTCGGCAGGCAAAACGGGCGGTCGGACCGTTGACTTGCGTAGAAATCGAAGTGGACACGTTGGCACAACTGGACGAAGTCATCGTGGCGGGCGCGGAACGGATTTTGCTGGACAACATGGACGATGAAACCCTGAAAGAAGCGGCAAACCGCTGCCACACGCAAACCACCCACACACACACCATCTATTGCGAAGCATCGGGCGGCATCGGCTTCGACCGCCTGAAGCGCGTAGCGCAAACCGGCGTGGACGGCATCGCCCTCGGCTATCTGACTCACAGCAGCCGATCGCTGGACATAGGTTTGGATTTCGTGGCGTAA
- a CDS encoding MFS transporter, with the protein MKSENYKRYSVLVSSTVSFTVCFMIWMMLAVIGVPIQKQLGLTEAQFGILTAIPVLSGSLVRVPLGILTDKFGGRIVLFVLMLASVPFIFLMQFATEYWQFLAIGLVMGLAGGSFSVGTPYVARWFPKEQQGLAMGVFGAGNAGSALTKLIAPQLIKWAPAAMVAAGAWKIVPNVYAAIMLITAILFWFTSYHDPKHLTDSKVSIKDQLALMKDPGVLRYSQYYSVVFGGYVGLALWMTHYYIGEYGMSLQTAALLAACFSLPGGVLRALGGYLSDKFGAYKVTWYVMWVLWVCFFILSYPQTDFVVASTKGAQSFHIGLNVVVFTLLMFTAGIAMAVGKASVFKFVANDYPDNIGAVSGVVGLAGGLGGFLLPIMFGILLDYTGIRSTAFMLLYGTVCVSLIWMHFSFKPNRGQ; encoded by the coding sequence ATGAAATCCGAAAATTACAAACGTTATTCGGTATTGGTGTCGAGCACGGTGTCGTTTACCGTGTGCTTTATGATTTGGATGATGCTGGCGGTAATCGGCGTGCCGATTCAGAAACAGCTTGGTTTGACCGAAGCGCAGTTCGGCATCCTTACTGCCATTCCCGTGCTTTCGGGCTCGCTGGTGCGCGTGCCGCTGGGGATTCTCACCGACAAATTCGGCGGCCGCATCGTGCTGTTTGTGCTGATGCTGGCGAGTGTGCCGTTTATTTTCCTGATGCAGTTTGCCACCGAATACTGGCAGTTTCTCGCCATCGGCCTGGTGATGGGTCTGGCGGGCGGTTCGTTTTCGGTCGGTACGCCCTATGTTGCCCGCTGGTTTCCGAAGGAGCAGCAGGGTTTGGCGATGGGGGTGTTCGGCGCGGGCAATGCGGGTAGCGCGCTTACCAAGCTGATTGCGCCGCAGCTGATCAAATGGGCACCGGCCGCGATGGTGGCGGCGGGCGCGTGGAAAATCGTGCCGAACGTGTATGCGGCGATTATGCTGATTACTGCGATTTTGTTCTGGTTTACCAGTTACCACGATCCGAAGCACCTTACCGATTCCAAAGTGAGCATCAAAGACCAGCTCGCGCTGATGAAAGACCCGGGCGTGCTGCGTTACAGCCAGTATTATTCCGTAGTATTCGGCGGCTATGTCGGCCTTGCGCTGTGGATGACCCACTACTACATCGGCGAATACGGCATGAGTTTGCAGACGGCCGCGCTGCTGGCGGCGTGTTTCTCGCTGCCGGGCGGCGTGCTGCGGGCTCTGGGCGGTTATCTCTCCGACAAATTCGGCGCGTACAAGGTTACTTGGTATGTGATGTGGGTACTGTGGGTATGCTTCTTTATCCTGTCGTATCCGCAGACTGATTTTGTGGTGGCCAGCACCAAAGGGGCGCAGAGCTTCCATATCGGGCTGAACGTGGTGGTGTTCACGCTGCTGATGTTTACCGCCGGCATCGCGATGGCGGTGGGCAAGGCTTCGGTGTTCAAATTCGTGGCCAACGATTATCCCGACAACATCGGTGCGGTCTCCGGCGTGGTAGGCTTGGCGGGCGGCTTGGGCGGTTTCCTGCTGCCGATTATGTTCGGCATCCTGCTGGACTACACCGGCATCCGCTCCACCGCGTTTATGCTGCTCTACGGCACTGTGTGCGTATCCCTGATTTGGATGCACTTTTCTTTCAAACCCAATCGCGGGCAGTAA
- the nadB gene encoding L-aspartate oxidase: protein MQTDCDVLIAGNGLAALTLALSLPESFRIVILCKNRLDDTASRHAQGGIAAAWSGEDDIEKHVADTLEAGAGLCDEAAVCTILSQGKPAIEWLLAQGVAFDRNHNDLHLTREGGHTCRRIAHVADYTGEAVMQSLIAQIRRRPNIRVYEQQIALDIQTESGAAYGLTVLDRQTQETYRIRARYTVLAGGGLGQIYAATTTPPECTGDAIAMAIRAGCAVENLEFIQFHPTGLARSSENGRTFLISEAVRGEGGILTNQAGERFMPHYDRRAELAPRDIVARAIAAEIAKQTQDFVSLDISRQPAEFVRQHFPSIHRHCLSQCGLDITRQAIPVRPVQHYTCGGIQTDPSGRTSLPQLYALGETACTGLHGANRLASNSLLECVVTARLAAQTIADGQAFQTAPPQRSSEKPSAEAGIFSDDLQNTFSRPVLQAFNQRHLGILRNDTGLRRAIAQLRLWKQNQAEPHTASEYENRNLLECSLAVAQAAYARRQNIGAHFNTDLAACFNWQEREVG, encoded by the coding sequence ATGCAAACCGATTGCGACGTATTGATTGCCGGAAACGGGCTGGCGGCACTGACGCTCGCCCTGTCTCTGCCTGAATCGTTCCGCATCGTCATTTTGTGCAAAAACCGGCTGGACGACACCGCCAGCCGTCATGCGCAAGGCGGGATTGCGGCGGCGTGGTCGGGAGAGGACGACATCGAAAAACACGTTGCCGATACCTTAGAAGCGGGCGCGGGTTTGTGCGACGAAGCCGCCGTCTGCACTATCCTGTCGCAGGGCAAACCGGCAATCGAATGGCTGTTGGCGCAGGGCGTGGCGTTCGACCGGAATCATAACGACCTGCACCTGACGCGCGAAGGCGGGCATACCTGCCGCCGAATCGCCCACGTCGCCGACTACACGGGCGAAGCCGTCATGCAGAGCCTGATTGCCCAAATACGCCGCCGCCCGAACATCCGCGTTTACGAGCAGCAGATAGCGTTGGATATCCAAACCGAATCAGGCGCGGCGTACGGACTGACCGTCCTCGACCGCCAAACGCAAGAAACCTACCGCATCCGCGCCCGCTATACCGTACTCGCGGGCGGCGGCCTCGGGCAAATTTACGCCGCCACCACCACGCCACCCGAATGCACGGGCGACGCCATCGCCATGGCGATACGCGCAGGCTGCGCAGTCGAAAACCTCGAATTTATCCAATTCCACCCCACAGGCTTGGCAAGGTCGTCTGAAAACGGACGCACCTTCCTGATTTCCGAAGCCGTGCGCGGCGAAGGCGGCATTCTGACCAACCAAGCGGGTGAACGGTTTATGCCGCATTACGACCGCCGCGCCGAACTCGCGCCGCGCGACATCGTTGCCCGCGCCATCGCCGCCGAAATCGCCAAACAAACGCAAGATTTCGTCTCGCTCGACATCAGCCGCCAACCTGCAGAGTTCGTCCGTCAGCATTTCCCGTCCATCCATCGGCACTGCCTGTCCCAATGCGGTTTGGACATCACGCGCCAAGCCATCCCCGTCCGCCCCGTGCAACACTACACCTGCGGCGGTATCCAAACCGACCCCAGTGGCAGAACCTCCCTGCCGCAGCTCTACGCCTTAGGCGAAACCGCCTGCACAGGGCTACACGGAGCCAACCGCCTCGCCAGCAACTCCCTGCTCGAATGCGTCGTTACCGCCAGGCTTGCCGCCCAAACCATCGCAGACGGACAAGCATTCCAAACCGCACCGCCCCAAAGGTCGTCTGAAAAACCCTCCGCCGAAGCAGGCATCTTTTCAGACGACCTCCAAAACACATTCAGCCGCCCCGTCCTGCAAGCGTTCAACCAACGCCATCTCGGCATCCTCCGCAACGATACCGGCCTGCGCCGCGCCATCGCCCAACTGCGGCTTTGGAAGCAAAACCAAGCCGAGCCGCACACCGCGTCCGAATACGAAAACCGCAACCTGCTCGAATGCAGCCTCGCCGTCGCCCAAGCCGCATACGCAAGGCGGCAAAACATCGGCGCACATTTCAATACCGATTTGGCGGCATGTTTCAACTGGCAGGAGCGGGAAGTAGGCTGA
- a CDS encoding transposase codes for MSTFFQQTTQAMIAKHIDRFPLLKLDQVIDWQPIEQYLNRQRTRYLRDHRGRPAYPLLSMFKAVLLGQWHSLSDPEGDVFEPVESG; via the coding sequence ATGAGCACCTTCTTCCAACAAACCACACAAGCCATGATTGCCAAACACATCGACCGCTTCCCACTATTGAAGTTGGATCAAGTGATTGATTGGCAACCGATCGAACAGTACCTGAATCGTCAAAGAACCCGTTACCTTCGAGACCACCGCGGCCGTCCCGCCTATCCCCTGTTGTCCATGTTCAAAGCCGTCCTGCTCGGACAATGGCACAGCCTCTCCGATCCCGAAGGCGATGTGTTTGAACCTGTTGAAAGCGGCTAA
- the nadA gene encoding quinolinate synthase NadA, protein MQTATRRSFDYDMPLIQTPTSACQIRQAWAKVADTPDRETAGRLKDEIKALLKEKNAVLVAHYYVDPLIQDLALETGGCVGDSLEMARFGAEHEAGTLVVAGVRFMGESAKILCPEKTVLMPDLEAECSLDLGCPEEAFSAFCDQHPDRTVVVYANTSAAVKACADWVVTSSVALEIVSYLKSRGEKLIWGPDRHLGDYIRRETGADMLLWQGSCIVHNEFKGQELAVLKAEHPDAVVLVHPESPQSVIELGDVVGSTSKLLKAAVSRPEKKFIVATDLGILHEMQKQAPDKEFIAAPTAGNGGSCKSCAFCPWMAMNSLGGIKYALTSGHNEILLDRKLGEAAKLPLQRMLDFAAGLKRGDVFNGMGPA, encoded by the coding sequence ATGCAAACCGCCACCCGCCGCTCGTTCGACTACGATATGCCCCTCATCCAAACGCCGACTTCCGCCTGCCAAATCCGTCAGGCGTGGGCGAAGGTTGCCGATACGCCCGACCGCGAGACGGCAGGTCGTCTGAAAGACGAAATCAAGGCTTTGCTGAAGGAGAAAAACGCGGTTTTGGTGGCGCATTATTATGTTGATCCGCTGATTCAGGATTTGGCTTTGGAAACGGGCGGATGTGTGGGCGATTCGCTGGAAATGGCGCGCTTCGGTGCGGAACATGAAGCCGGTACATTGGTGGTGGCGGGCGTGCGCTTCATGGGCGAGAGCGCGAAAATCCTCTGCCCTGAAAAAACGGTGCTGATGCCTGATTTGGAAGCGGAATGTTCTTTGGATTTGGGTTGTCCGGAAGAAGCGTTTTCGGCGTTTTGCGACCAACACCCCGACCGTACGGTGGTAGTGTACGCCAATACTTCCGCCGCCGTGAAAGCGTGTGCCGATTGGGTGGTAACGTCTTCGGTGGCGTTGGAAATCGTGTCGTATCTGAAATCGCGCGGTGAGAAGTTGATTTGGGGGCCCGACCGCCACCTCGGCGACTACATCCGCCGCGAAACGGGCGCGGATATGCTGTTGTGGCAGGGTTCGTGCATCGTCCATAACGAATTCAAAGGGCAGGAGCTGGCGGTGTTGAAAGCGGAACACCCCGACGCGGTGGTGCTGGTTCATCCCGAATCGCCGCAAAGCGTCATCGAACTGGGCGACGTGGTCGGCTCGACCAGCAAACTGCTCAAAGCCGCCGTATCGCGCCCTGAAAAGAAATTCATCGTGGCGACCGATTTGGGCATCCTGCACGAAATGCAAAAGCAGGCGCCCGACAAAGAATTTATCGCCGCACCGACGGCGGGCAACGGCGGAAGCTGCAAAAGCTGTGCGTTCTGCCCGTGGATGGCGATGAATTCGCTGGGCGGCATCAAATACGCCCTGACAAGCGGACACAACGAAATCCTGTTGGACAGAAAGCTGGGCGAAGCCGCCAAACTGCCTTTGCAGCGTATGCTCGACTTCGCGGCAGGACTCAAACGCGGGGATGTGTTCAACGGCATGGGCCCTGCCTGA
- a CDS encoding molybdenum cofactor biosynthesis protein MoaE: MFELTEYPIDAAALRVRLLGNENCGAFNSFEGWVRRQNEGSRVEYLVYSTYRELALNAGNAVIEEAKRRFAIADAVCVHRYGRLEVGEMAVWVGVAAGHRDAGFAACRFIIDTVKAQVPIWKEEFYTGKNEGAWLVNPESHGAQ; this comes from the coding sequence ATGTTTGAACTGACCGAATACCCCATCGATGCCGCCGCCCTGCGCGTTCGGCTGCTCGGCAACGAAAACTGCGGCGCATTCAACAGCTTCGAGGGCTGGGTGCGCCGCCAAAACGAAGGCAGCCGCGTCGAATATCTGGTGTACAGCACCTACCGCGAACTCGCGCTCAACGCGGGCAATGCCGTCATCGAGGAAGCCAAACGCCGCTTTGCCATTGCCGATGCCGTGTGCGTGCACCGCTACGGCCGCCTCGAAGTGGGCGAAATGGCCGTGTGGGTGGGCGTGGCCGCCGGACACCGCGACGCAGGCTTTGCCGCCTGCCGCTTTATTATCGATACCGTCAAAGCCCAAGTGCCGATTTGGAAAGAAGAGTTTTACACCGGCAAAAACGAGGGCGCGTGGCTGGTCAATCCCGAATCGCACGGGGCGCAGTGA
- the moaD gene encoding molybdopterin converting factor subunit 1 gives MTLPAEIRILYFAALRETAGKEGETVALPNGATAASVYAQLAAQYGFTLPQERLRCAVNHRFAAWETALKAGDILAFIPPVAGG, from the coding sequence ATGACTTTACCCGCTGAAATCCGGATTTTATATTTCGCCGCCCTGCGCGAAACGGCAGGCAAAGAGGGCGAAACCGTTGCCCTGCCTAACGGCGCAACCGCCGCATCTGTTTACGCGCAACTGGCCGCGCAATACGGTTTCACCCTGCCGCAGGAGCGGCTGCGCTGCGCGGTCAACCACCGGTTCGCCGCATGGGAAACCGCCCTGAAAGCGGGCGACATCCTGGCCTTTATCCCACCCGTTGCCGGAGGTTGA
- a CDS encoding NUDIX hydrolase has protein sequence MDAYSEAEAPPQSIVELVPVLIAVTDGGLRVLTVAQGTLLPNGPLSPLRNSLQAGVKLWVAKQTSQPMGYVEQLYTFVDTHRRNEHGMPVLYVSYLGLVHEAADSILHPDAKWQDCYDYFPWEDLRTDGGQRDAIVSRLRIWANSADTEEVRQKRLKRIHLCWGVELENWSEEYVLQRYEMLYESGLIVEAAEPQANFDFALTGQPMRHDHRRVLATALSRLRAKIKYRPVIFELMPPEFTLLQLQNSVEAISGRLLHKQNFRRQIQQQNLIEPSDTGVSGSKGRPAQLYRFRDDVLPDRLISDIGLPLGSRCPFSDDLK, from the coding sequence ATGGATGCCTACTCCGAAGCCGAAGCCCCGCCACAAAGCATCGTCGAGCTGGTTCCCGTATTGATTGCCGTTACCGATGGCGGCCTGCGGGTGTTGACCGTCGCCCAAGGCACGCTCCTGCCCAACGGCCCGCTCTCCCCCCTGCGCAATTCCCTGCAGGCAGGCGTGAAGCTGTGGGTCGCCAAGCAGACTTCGCAGCCTATGGGCTATGTGGAACAGCTTTACACCTTTGTCGATACCCACCGTCGCAACGAACACGGCATGCCCGTCTTGTACGTCAGCTACTTGGGGCTGGTGCACGAGGCAGCCGACAGCATCCTGCATCCCGACGCGAAATGGCAGGACTGCTACGACTATTTCCCGTGGGAAGACTTGCGCACCGACGGCGGGCAGCGAGACGCCATCGTCAGCCGCCTGCGCATTTGGGCAAACTCGGCGGACACGGAGGAAGTCCGCCAAAAGCGGCTCAAACGCATTCATTTGTGTTGGGGGGTCGAACTGGAAAACTGGTCGGAAGAATACGTTTTGCAACGCTATGAAATGCTGTATGAAAGCGGCCTGATAGTGGAAGCCGCCGAGCCGCAGGCAAACTTCGACTTCGCGCTCACGGGGCAGCCCATGCGCCACGACCACCGCCGCGTGTTAGCAACCGCCCTGTCCCGCCTGCGTGCCAAAATCAAATACCGCCCCGTGATTTTCGAACTGATGCCGCCCGAATTCACGCTGCTGCAACTGCAAAACAGCGTCGAAGCCATCAGCGGCAGATTACTACACAAGCAAAACTTCCGCCGCCAAATTCAGCAGCAAAACCTCATCGAGCCGTCGGATACCGGCGTATCGGGCAGCAAAGGCCGTCCCGCGCAGCTTTACCGCTTCCGCGACGACGTCCTGCCCGACAGGCTGATTTCGGACATCGGACTGCCGCTGGGCAGCCGTTGCCCGTTTTCAGACGACCTCAAATGA
- the moaC gene encoding cyclic pyranopterin monophosphate synthase MoaC, with protein sequence MSLTHLDDQGKSRMVDVGEKAVTRRVAVAGGRVVFPPEVYAQIQAANGQTAKGAVAEVARIAGIMAAKNTASLIPMCHPMMLERCKLEFEYDDASCSLNITAEAAVTHKTGVEMEALTAVTVAALTVYDMTKALSHDIEIQNVRLLHKTGGKHDFTR encoded by the coding sequence ATGTCCCTCACCCATTTGGACGACCAGGGCAAAAGCCGCATGGTCGATGTCGGCGAAAAAGCCGTAACCCGCCGTGTGGCCGTGGCGGGCGGCCGCGTTGTGTTCCCGCCCGAGGTTTACGCGCAGATTCAGGCGGCCAACGGGCAGACCGCCAAAGGCGCGGTTGCCGAAGTCGCCCGCATCGCCGGCATTATGGCCGCCAAAAACACCGCGTCGCTGATTCCGATGTGCCACCCGATGATGCTCGAACGCTGCAAACTCGAATTTGAATACGACGACGCGTCATGCAGCCTGAACATCACCGCCGAAGCCGCCGTTACCCACAAAACCGGCGTGGAAATGGAAGCCCTTACCGCCGTTACCGTGGCCGCGCTCACCGTGTACGACATGACCAAAGCCCTCAGCCACGACATCGAAATCCAAAACGTGCGCCTGCTGCACAAAACCGGAGGCAAACATGACTTTACCCGCTGA
- a CDS encoding NAD(P)H-dependent oxidoreductase: MTTFFTPAQILPAYQYRKSCRHYDPSRKISAEDFNYILELARLSPSSVGSEPWRFLVVQNPELRQKLKPFSWGMAATLDTASHIVVILAKKNARYDSPFMLDGIKRRGITEPEAIGKTLAKYHSFQADDAHLLDNERTLFDWCSKQTYIALANMMTGAALIGIDSCPIEGFNYDDMNRTLAATGAFDPAEWGVSVAVTFGYRAKDIAPKARKAMEDVVTWLE; this comes from the coding sequence ATGACCACATTCTTCACCCCCGCCCAAATCCTCCCCGCCTACCAATACCGCAAGTCCTGCCGCCACTACGACCCCAGCCGCAAAATCAGCGCCGAAGATTTCAACTACATTCTAGAACTCGCCCGCCTCTCCCCCAGCTCCGTGGGCAGCGAGCCGTGGCGGTTCCTCGTCGTGCAAAACCCCGAGCTGCGCCAAAAGCTCAAACCCTTCTCATGGGGCATGGCCGCCACGCTGGACACCGCCAGCCACATCGTCGTCATTCTTGCCAAGAAAAACGCCCGCTACGACAGCCCCTTTATGCTGGACGGCATCAAACGGCGCGGCATCACCGAGCCCGAAGCCATCGGCAAAACCCTCGCCAAATACCACAGCTTCCAAGCCGACGATGCCCACCTGCTTGATAACGAGCGCACCCTGTTTGACTGGTGCAGCAAACAAACCTACATCGCCCTGGCCAACATGATGACAGGCGCAGCCCTTATCGGCATAGACAGCTGCCCGATTGAAGGCTTCAACTACGACGACATGAACCGCACCCTCGCCGCAACAGGCGCATTTGACCCCGCCGAATGGGGTGTATCCGTAGCCGTAACCTTTGGCTACCGCGCCAAAGACATCGCTCCCAAGGCACGCAAAGCCATGGAAGACGTGGTAACTTGGTTAGAGTAA
- the znuD gene encoding TonB-dependent zinc receptor ZnuD, with protein MTQTTLKPIVLSILLISTPILSQAHETEQSVDLEEVTVVGKSRPRATSGLLHTLTASDKIISGDTLRQKAVNLGDALDGVPGIHASQYGGGASAPVIRGQTGRRIKVLNHHGETGDMADFSPDHALMVDSALSQQVEILRGPVTLLYSSGNVAGLVDVADGKIPEKMPENGVSGEAGLRLSSGNLEKLTSAGINIGLGNNFVLHTEGLYRKSGDYAVPRYQKEEGRLKRLPDSHADSKTGSIGLSWVGDKGFLGVAYSDRRDRYGLPAHSHLYDDCHADIIWQKSLINKRYLQLYPHLLTEEDIDYDNPGLSCGFHDDDNAHTHVHNGKPWIDLRNKRYELRAEWKQPFPGFEALRVHLSRNDYHHDEKAGDAVENFFNNKTHNARIELRHQPIGRLKGSWGVQYLGQKSSALSAIPETVQQPMLIDNNVRHYSFFGVEQANWDNFTLEGGVRVEKQKASIQYDKALIDRENYYNQPLPDLGAHRQTARSFALSGNWYFTPHHKLSLTASHQERLPSTQELYAHGKHVATNTFEVGNNHLNKERSNNIELALGYEGDRWQYNLALYRNRFGNYIYAQTLNDGRGPKSIEDDSEMKLVRYNQSGADFYGAEGEIYFKPTPRYRIGVSGDYVRGRLKNLPSLPGREDAYGNRPFIAQDDQNAPRVPAARLGFHLKASLTDRIDANLDYYRVFAQNKLARYETRTPGHHMLNLGANYRRNTRYGEWNWYVKADNLLNQSVYAHSSFLSDTPQMGRSFTGGVNVKF; from the coding sequence ATGACACAAACCACACTCAAACCCATCGTTTTATCTATTCTTTTAATCAGCACTCCCATCCTCTCCCAAGCGCATGAAACCGAGCAGTCGGTTGACTTGGAAGAGGTTACCGTCGTCGGTAAAAGCCGTCCGCGCGCCACTTCGGGTCTGTTGCACACTTTGACCGCCTCCGACAAAATCATCTCCGGCGATACCTTGCGCCAAAAAGCCGTCAACTTGGGTGATGCTTTAGACGGCGTACCGGGCATTCATGCCTCGCAATACGGCGGCGGCGCATCCGCTCCCGTTATTCGCGGTCAAACAGGCAGACGGATTAAAGTATTGAACCATCACGGCGAAACGGGCGACATGGCGGACTTCTCGCCCGACCATGCCTTGATGGTGGACAGCGCCTTGTCGCAACAAGTCGAAATCCTGCGCGGTCCGGTTACGCTTTTGTACAGCTCGGGCAATGTAGCCGGTTTGGTCGATGTTGCCGATGGAAAAATCCCCGAAAAAATGCCTGAAAACGGCGTATCGGGCGAAGCCGGATTACGTTTGAGCAGCGGCAATTTGGAAAAACTGACATCCGCAGGCATCAATATCGGCTTGGGCAACAACTTCGTGCTGCATACTGAAGGCTTGTACCGCAAATCAGGCGATTACGCTGTACCGCGCTATCAAAAAGAAGAAGGCCGTCTGAAACGACTGCCCGACAGCCATGCCGATTCAAAAACAGGCAGCATCGGCCTGTCTTGGGTTGGGGATAAAGGTTTCCTCGGCGTGGCGTACAGCGACCGTCGCGACCGCTACGGCCTGCCTGCCCACAGCCATCTCTACGACGACTGCCACGCCGACATCATCTGGCAGAAAAGTTTGATTAACAAACGCTATTTGCAGCTTTATCCGCACCTCTTGACCGAAGAAGACATCGATTACGACAATCCGGGTTTGAGCTGCGGTTTCCACGACGATGATAATGCACACACCCATGTCCACAACGGCAAACCGTGGATAGACCTGCGCAACAAACGCTACGAACTCCGCGCCGAATGGAAGCAACCGTTCCCCGGTTTTGAAGCCCTGCGCGTACACCTGAGCCGCAATGACTATCACCACGACGAAAAAGCAGGTGATGCAGTAGAAAACTTCTTCAACAATAAAACACACAACGCCCGTATCGAGTTACGCCACCAACCCATAGGCCGTCTGAAAGGCAGCTGGGGCGTACAATATTTGGGACAAAAATCCAGCGCGCTTTCCGCCATTCCCGAAACCGTCCAACAACCGATGTTGATTGACAACAATGTGCGCCATTACAGCTTTTTCGGTGTAGAACAGGCAAACTGGGACAACTTCACGCTTGAAGGCGGCGTACGCGTGGAAAAACAAAAAGCCTCCATCCAGTACGACAAAGCATTGATTGATCGAGAAAACTACTACAACCAACCCCTGCCTGACCTCGGTGCGCACCGCCAAACCGCCCGCTCGTTCGCACTTTCGGGCAACTGGTATTTCACGCCACACCACAAACTCAGCCTGACCGCCTCCCATCAGGAACGCCTGCCGTCAACGCAAGAACTGTACGCACACGGCAAACACGTTGCCACCAACACCTTTGAAGTCGGCAACAACCACCTCAACAAAGAGCGTTCCAACAATATCGAACTCGCGCTGGGCTACGAAGGCGACCGCTGGCAATACAATCTGGCACTCTACCGCAACCGTTTCGGCAACTACATTTACGCCCAAACCTTAAACGACGGACGTGGCCCCAAATCCATCGAAGACGACAGCGAAATGAAGCTCGTGCGCTACAACCAATCCGGCGCCGACTTCTACGGCGCGGAAGGCGAAATCTACTTCAAACCGACACCGCGCTACCGCATCGGCGTTTCCGGCGACTATGTACGAGGCCGTCTGAAAAACCTGCCTTCCCTACCCGGCAGAGAAGATGCTTACGGTAACCGTCCTTTCATCGCACAGGACGACCAAAACGCGCCTCGCGTTCCGGCTGCGCGCCTCGGCTTCCACCTGAAAGCCTCGCTGACCGACCGTATCGATGCCAATTTGGACTACTACCGCGTGTTCGCCCAAAACAAACTCGCCCGCTACGAAACACGCACGCCCGGACACCATATGCTCAACCTCGGCGCAAACTACCGCCGCAATACGCGCTATGGCGAGTGGAATTGGTATGTCAAAGCCGACAATCTGCTCAACCAATCCGTTTACGCCCATAGCAGCTTCCTCTCTGATACGCCGCAAATGGGCCGCAGCTTTACCGGCGGCGTGAACGTGAAGTTTTAA